TGCCGCTTGGCGCCTCCTTTCCCGAGTCCTTTGCCTCCTTTTCCGCGACCACTCATTCTGACGCTGCTTCTGTTCTTCCGAAGAGAAACTGATGGAGACTCGAGCGGCGGCTTCAGCTCTTAACGTCCTTCTGCGGACGTGATTGAAGAACGACAGCTGGCCGCGAGCCCGTCAAGCTTCCGTTTCCTGTTTTCACCTCAGGAGCGAGAAGACACCGCATTTCCTCTTagaacacatttcaaaataagagcatgggtGGTTCCAGTGTgtctatatattattatatgaataacatgtgttttataatatctatatattattatatgaataatatgtgttttataatatctatatattattatatgaataacatgtgttttataatatctatatattattatatgaataacatgtgttttataatatctatatattattatatgaataacatgtgttttataatatctatatattattatatgaataacatgtgttttataatatctatatattattatatgaataacatgtgttttataatatctatatattattatatgaataacatgtgttttataatatctatatattattatatgaataacatgtgttttataatatctatatattattatatgaataacatgtgttttataatatctatatattattatatgaataatatgtgttttattatatctatatattattatatgaataacatgtgttttataatatctatatataaacGTAAAGAACCAAAGCTGCTGTTGGCTTTTCTGCTTTTAACAAATCTTTATTGAAGTTTCAGGGACAAAACAAAcgtttacatttaaacataaagtgCAAATAAGACAACAAGACACCGTAGCAGCATTAAATATAAGAAGAATATCATcaataacattaacaaagaCCAAAATAACAGCACCAATAATAAAACGGGGTTAAAGGTGCAGAAtaaacagtgaaatgtccaaaaagaagCCGGACAGCTGTGGTTCTTTATCCAGAGTTCTTCTTATGTGTCTACAGACCGTGTTCCGTCTGTTCCAGTTTGATTTCTGAACCTGTATCATCTTACGTCtcgtttgtttttcttcacctcACATCTTCATTATTGTCTGATGATAAAATATTTGACGTTTTGTCCTAAACTCCAGTTTAAACTAATTAATACATGTTTTACTGTTgaactttttaattaatgaattttaaTGAGTGGTTGATTGATCTAATGTTCCACAGGTTAACGGACTGAAGTTAGTTAAAAACCGTGTGAAGGTAAAATGAGCTCCTTCAGAGTCGGTgtgtggctctgaaaagagcctttgtgtTGGCGGTCGGAGCCGGTCCCGGTTTACTTGGCCTTGCCGGCGGGTTTCTCGGTCTTCTTGGGCAGCAGCACCGCCTGGATGTTGGGCAGCACGCCGCCCTGAGCGATGGTGACTCCGCCCAGCAGCTTGTTGAGCTCCTCGTCGTTGCGGACAGCCAGCTGCAGGTGACGGGGGATGATCCTGGTCTTCTTGTTGTCGCGGGCAGCGTTTCCAGCCAGCTCCAGGATCTCAGCGGTCAGATACTCCAGGACAGCCGCCAGGTACACGGGAGCTCCGGCACCGACGCGTTCCGCGTAGTTGCCTTTACGCAGCAGCCTGTGGACACGACCCACGGGGAACTGGAGTCCGGCTCTGGACGAGCGGGTCTTGGCCTTCGCTCGGGCCTTTCCGGCGCCGGTCTTCCCTCTTCCAGACATGTTCGCAGTTACAGAACTTCTTCAAATTCAAATGTCGAAACAACTGTGCTACGTAAGAGCCCAGCTTATATATCTGTCACCTCGTCGTTCATTGGTCAGGTATAGCTGTAGTACAATCGACCAATCAGAAACGTTTGTGAGATTTACAAAATAAGATTAAAACAAGAACTTatcaaaaaataacaaaataacacattaacattaaaaagtgtgttgaaataaaataatttgagtGAGATTCATCTGTATTTGTACTAAATGTAACTTGAAACAACATCTTGCACAGATACGTCTGTAGCTCTAGTTACTGTCATTGATATTATTCTACTTAATATCAGGCTCCTCTCTGAAATTAGACACCAGGTTTGTTTGATCTTCTTCCGTCTCATTTCCCCCTCGTGTGATGTTattcagtaaaaatacattaaaaataatcggtgtaaaatatagtttatatataaaatatatataatttagtttgacatataatataatatatataatataatatatataatataatatataatataatataatataatataatacaatacaatatatatatagatataatacATGAAGTTAAACGTGTTAATGTACAAACAGTTTGACAGAGAAGATTTGTCTTGAGCTGAGACGTGGTGGCTCTTAAAAGAGCCTTTGTTGGATGCTGAGAGCGGGAGCAGTTTACTTCTTGGCCGTTTTCTTGGCAGCGACCTTCTTGGGTTTCGCGGCCTTGGGCTTGGCCACCTTCTTGGGTGCAGCTTTCTTGGGAGTAGCCGCCTTCTTGGTGACTTTCTTGGGGCTCTTCGCCGCCTTCTTGGCCGCTGGCTTCTTGGCAGCGGGAGCCTTCTTGGCTGCGGCGGCAGCGGGCTTCTTGGCCTTCTTCGGAGTGGACTTGGCCGCTTTGGGCTTCTTGGCGGCTGCCGGTTTCTTGGCGGCGGCTGCGGCGGGCTTCTTCGCTGCCGGCTTCTTGGCCTTGGCGGCGGGCTTCTTGGCCACTTTCTTGGGCTTCTCGGCAGTCTTGCCCGCCTTGAACGAGCCCGACGCCCCGATCCCTTTGGTCTGGACCAGAGAGCCTTTCTCCACCAGGCTCTTGACGGCGCGTCGGATGTGGGCACTGTTGTGCTCCACGTCGTAGCCCTGAGCCGCCAGCGTCTTCTTCAGGGCCACGAAAGAGAGACCTTTGCGCTCCTTGGACGCGGTCACCGCTTTCAGGACCAGCTCGCTGGCGCCCGGTCCGGACTTCTTGGCCGGCTTGGCCGACTTCTTCTTCGCCGCTTTGGCCGGAGCGGCGGCTGCGGCGGCTGGAGCTGCGGTTGGAGCGACTTCTGCCATCGTTCTACTGACTTCACTCTGTCACGTCGTCGACAAACACTGATGCCGGTTTCCCACCACGGACAGGAACTTAAACACACCATGAGAACCGTGGAGACTCAACCCGGCCCGCACTCTCCGCCGCAGCACGAACACACGGAcacttgtgttttctcctcaaCTCGAAATCCATAAAAGTCCCATTTCGACTCCGACTAAAAGCGTCCAACCAACAGCCACTGGAAGCGGACGAGTTTCTCTTCCTATACAAACAAAACGCACTTCGGAGGACGTCTGTATTCTGTCACAGGAGCCTGGAGATCTCTCTCAACCGCTGCTGCGTGACGCGCTGCTCTGTGACTTTTGCCTCTAATTTCTCTCCTAAATGTTTTACAAACCATCAGATCCCCACAACAAACACTTGGATGTTGAGAGGAGACGTTGCTTCGAAGGTTTAAAGTCACAACAAGCAGCTGATGTGATCCCTTTTCTAGTAAACACCGGTTTCACCGGTGTCTGCAAACACACTCCCAAGTTGTTCGGGGCTTCCCACCTGCTGTAGCAGccagtcactgtgtgtgttgttcctTCTGTTCTGCTTCACTAATCTCTCACTTTTAACACAATCTCAAACCTTTTcctactttttaaaacaaatacgGGTTTTGTTTCACCCACACTTCACTTTGTGAAGGTTCCTTCTCCACTATAAAACAACCCGCTGCTCATGTGGTCCAGGGTTCGTGTTTGTACTATTCTCACAAAGTATCACTACTTCCTTcatagtatttatattttaaaatataacgAGTTATAAATCATATAAAGGTTCAGGCAAGAAAATAATTCTAGCAGTTGATAATGTTGAAGTGTAAGAGGCAAAGGTGGAAAACGAGACGTATGATGGTCATAAATTAATCAAACTGGTACTTTTTGGACATTTGACTGCTCACCTGCATTTTTAGcccattttattattgttctgATGGTAAATAGTTATCGTTGTTGTATTGTTAAGATGATTAATAATATtctttgttaattaaatatcaTTGTTGTTCTTATTTTGCGCATGTacagatgtttttctatttatttaggtttaaatgtacatttttgtattttccttGAAACTTTAATAAAGATCTGTTAAAAAGTTCCTTCTATTTGATTCATGTTGGATCAGTGTTAATGAGGTATATTTTTTCATTGCTCTCACTAATTCTTAAGGTGAAGATTTCAAATGAGTCAATCAGGTGATGATGACTTGAGCAATGAGGATGATGTTTATAGTGAGGAAGATGGTTGTGATGAAGGTGAACAAAGATATGAAAGTGCTAGCAAAAGCCAAAGCTCTGAATTCTGCCTCCTGATTTTAACAGCACGTCAGGAAGCTAATGGCACCGAAATTCCCCCTTCTTCAGAAGTAGTATCTAAGAAATGATCCCTGATCCAACCGTAGAGTCACATGCAGACATGCCCTTTCAGTTAGTGGCCAAGAAACGTAAAGCCAGACTTGCTCCTTTAAATAAAGGGAAGTGGTTGGACAATAATCCGACACCTTTCAGCTTCCTAAAAATCTCTACAAGGAATGCTCGAGGTATTCAGTCATTGCAGGGAAAGGCCATAACTGCCCCTAGCTCTTATGTAATTAGAGCAAgaacccagcagcagcaggagcccGGTGTCCGACCACCCGCCCAGCAGCAGTGGGAGACTGGTGCCTAATCATCTTCCCAGCAGGAACCTGACATCTACGCAGCAATGGGAGTTTGGCACCCGACCACCTGGATGACCACTCCTCCCTGTCATGTTATGATGAGGATGAGGTTTACATCGAGGAAGACATTTTAGATGAAGGTGAACAAAGATATGAAAGTGCTAGTGAAAGCCCAAGTTCTGAATTCTGCCTTTCAATGTTAACAGCAGGTCAGCAGGCTAATAGCACCCCCATGCCCCTTCTTCAGAGGTAGAATCAAACAAATCAGATAATAATTTAAGTTCATTTTCCCCAACACCAGATTTTCCTGATCCATCAACCATTGATCCACATACATAAACAGCCTTTCAGTAAGTTACCAAGAAACACAGAGCTACAGCTTCTCCTTTAAAGGAAGGGAAGCGGTTAGATAAGAAACCGACATCTCAAAGTGTTTaagacaacagaaaatcaaTTATCTAATGAAAAGTGATTTTGATATATTGTGCATTCAAGGGCTGAGATTAAATAATGACAAAGATGTAAACAAAGTCATTAATCtctggcaaaaaagaaaatgtgttataTCAATAGGAGAGAGCAGGGCAGACGGTGTCAGGATGTTCTTTAAATCACACGATGTAGAAATTATTAGAAGAAGGGATGTTATCCCAGGTAGATTATTAATGGTTGACTGTTTTTATAAAGGGGACAAATACAGAAtagtatgtaatgtaatgtttatacTTCTTCTGTTCCATCACAGAAAATGCAGTTattcaaatgaatgaaagaattattatttgtaggttataatttaattttatgtggtgattttaatactgtttctgtctcttttaaaCTGTCCTGGGAAGGTAAAATCTTAAAAGAAAGGTGGCACGACACAACGCTGACAGATGTGTGCAGAGCTGTTCGACCTTTCCACACAGAGTTCACCAGATTTGATTCAAAGACCAAAACACGAATCGATAGAATTTATGTCTCCAAACATTTTAaggtaaataattatttaactaTATTAAATGACTTCTCTGATCATGTCCTGGTAACAACATCCTTGTCCTCTAGTCCCTCTGTCAATAGAGGAAATTGATAAATATAACTTAGAGATAACATTTCTAAACTGTCAGAAGTAGATGACAGAGGAAATGTAATGTATGCACTGAAATCAGGACAACGAATGCagagtaaatatattaaatcaataaaaaaacaaagatggtgtTATTGTACAggatgaaaagataaaaagaagtAATCCGAGAGCTCTGTGCTGACGCctaaaaagaaatgaacatgGACTCCAACAGTGTGAACTCCTTTTTGGAGACTCTCCCTTCATACAGCTCCTGTTCCTTCAGTTCTCTGCTCGGTGACgttaaaaaagaggaagtatAAAAATCAAACAACTAAACACAGGAAAGAGTCCCGGTCCAGACGGTCTGCCCACCGAGTTCTATCAGTTATATGTTATACAGTTTAATGAAGTTTGCAAAATGGCTGTATGGGGGAGAGTTTTTATGAAGGAGTCGACGTGTCAAAAAAGGTGATGAGACTGACGTTGATAACTACAGACTATTATAAATACAGATTATAAAACCTTAGCCAAAGTTATTATGAACAGATTAAATGATGTATTAGATGAAATCATAGACAAGCAACAAACATGTGCAGTCAAAGGACGAGTGATGTGGGATCCTGAGGGAAATTCTAAACAAACCAGACAAAAGCAAAGGATTCTTTATTTTAGGTCTGGATCAGAAAAAACGCCTTTCATTATATTTCCAGAAATTATCTCTGAGCTGTCTTAAAGGCATGTGGTTTCTGAGAACCATTTATCCATATGATTAAATGTCTGTATGGGGTTTTAACAGACAGCTTTGAGGTCCAGAGAGGCGTGAAGCAGGGCTGCCCTCTGAGCGCGGGTCTCTACGTGTTGGCCATCAGTCCGTTAATCCACAGGATTAATAGCGACCGTCCACAGTGCATAAAACCACAGTGCAAGCCAAGGCATTACTCACCGTGTGAATGAGCACAGAGGGAATCCACACACATCAAAAACTTATGTTGGTGGGGCAGACAGTGACAGTAGATCCATACTGTAATAGTCTTAATGCCCAATAAATAAAGGCAAGATGTGCTGTGTGGATGTCCTAATTCACACAGTAGCACCCCATGACGTTGTGTGTCCATGCAGTGTTTGCTCTGGACCAACTCCACTGGTCATTATGCATTATGCTCAGCACAGAAGGACATAAAAAGAATACCAGTGTTTCCCGCAGGTTGAAGCGTATAAAAGGGCACGGGGAGGCCCACGATGCCGCTGCACAGAAATCCTCCACCATCATTCCCTTGAAAagagctgtggaggaggacATGTCTTGTGTAAAATGAGCACGGACATTACAAGGGGGTCCGAAACATAAGCTTGTGTGACAGCCAGTGCCACAGCCGTTGTTTGGTCAGAGCTTTCCTTTTGGGAATGTTCCCTGTAATGCACAAACAGCTGTTGGGTCTGTTTGAAAGCAGCTGTGCACGCCACATAATGCAACCGTGTACGGACAGGACAGAGGTGATGGCTTCTATTTCGTTATAGGCTTCGCCCTCCAAGAGCTGTCGCATGTGCAGTTGTGAAGATTTCTTTCGCGCCCTGTGCCAGCACTGGGCTCACTCGCTCAGGTCTGCATACAAAGTACAAGAACTCTGCGACATCTACCACAGCGAGCAGGAGGCTAAACGTCTTCTATCGGAGGCCAGTCAGAATCCAGGAAAGCTAAAGGCTCTGGTTGCTCGTTATGACCCTTTCACCAGAGTCCATGGGGAGATGGAGCTTGGCTTTCCTGCCATCCTGCTACTAGAGCCAAGTCCAGCCTCTATCTTGCTCCCTAAGGCGCCTTTTTTAGGAGACATTGGCCTACTCCTCCATCTCTCTACAGGGTGCTACAGAAATCACAACTGCGCATGCGCACTGGGATAAACCCAATAGTGACAGCTCTTAGAGGGTTACGTCTGTACTCATAGATTTCAATATGTAACCactgttcttcctcctcctccacatgaTGGTGGGGAGAAAGTAGTGACTCTGGACTTAAAGGAGGATGTTTTTACTTTAGGCGTGAGTGCAGCAGTAGGTCTGGGACTGGCCAAAGCCCTGTCCTCTCTGATAACAAGGCAAGATGGAGATAAACCCAATAGCAACAGCTGTTATAGAGGGTGATGCCTATACGAAATCAAATTTTCTATATCAATCTTTGAGGTTAGAGATGACTACATGGTTGGATAGGATTTTATGGTAGGTTAATACTAATAACAAAACGTTGTTTTAGTTGATTATTGTGTAAAGGGGGCTGGTAATTTTGtgtaacatttatatatattataatattttacttttttttttttttttaagtgcaaaggaagatgatgaagagttatttaaatattaaagtgaggtggctgagcgtgcagagttctgcagctcattccaccatcgtgggatcactgagctgaacagttttccttggtgtccactgtgtggtgctggtaccaccagacaaCATTCACtggttgatttttttaatcttaaattatttaatttttgatcAAATTTtctaataatgaaaatgaaattaaaattgtcTGCATACAcgtttatttattgtgtgtatgtgtattgtCCTTGAAACTTTAATAAAGatctaaaaaaacaactgtggAATAATCCACCTAACTGGTTGTAGATTGTCCAACCATGATACTGAACTGAATGAATCCTACTGAAGTTTAGCATGTGGTAAGTGTGAGGAAATACAAAGAGTTTGCAAAGGTGCTAAAGTGCTATAGCTCTATGAAATTCTACTGACCGTTTATTCATGTCTTGATTTATATCCTCAAATGCAACGTGGCTTGTGGGAGCTTACAGACAAAGGCCTGTGCCTCTCTAAATAAGGTCCAATCAGTTCAATTAGTCACAGGTGGATCTCAGTcaagctgcagaggaaaaacagctaACAAGATGCACCTGGTCCCAATGTGGAGTGGGATTCTGCAGCAGTGGGTTTGAATGATTTGGAGTTTCCTTTCTCAGTTTCCAAAAattgttttctgtcacttttttaTTAAGAGTTATACAGTTTAGAATGAGGAAAACTTTTATTCATAAAAAAGGGaaactcagtatatatatatatatatatatatatatatgcacatgcACCTCTATTAAGctatttattctattctatCTAACTACtctcttttatatattttgttttataccCACCAACCCGAGTACATCTTTGGACCCTGCAGACATATCAGAACCCATCACGTCAGACTCTGGATCTCTCACTCCAACAAGTCCAACTGGCCCTCATTGTATAAAGGAAACGCGGGAATGGGACTTGAAGACCACAAGTTTGGAAGTCTATCAAAACAGTCTGGGATTAAAAACTGATGTTGTGTGATTATAAAcgtgtacatatatatatatatatatatatatatatatatatatatatatatatatatatatatatatatatatatatatatatatatatatatatatatatatcactgTCTTTCTATAGAAACTTGAGGTGATGAGGTGAATATATTGTAAGTTTAGACAcattcataaaatataaatactatgAAGGAAGTAGTGATACTTTGTGAGAATAGTACAAACACGAACCCTGGACCACATGAGCAGCGGGTTGTTTTATAGTGGAGAAGGAACCTTCACAAAGTGAAGTGTGGGTGAAACAAAACCcgtatttgttttaaaaagtaggAAAAGGTTTGAGATTGTGTTAAAAGTGAGAGATTAGTGAAGCAGAACAGAaggaacaacacacacagtgactggCTGCTACAGCAGGTGGGAAGCCCCGAGCAACTTGGGAGTGTGTTTGCAGACACCGGTGAAACCGGTGTTTACTAGAAAAGAGATCACATCAGCTGCTTGTTGTGACTTTAAACCTTCGAAGCAACGTCTCCTCTCAACATCCAAGTGTTTGTTGTGGGGATCTGATGGTTTGTAAAACATTTAGGAGAGAAATTAGAGGCAAAAGTCACAGAGCAGCGCGTCACGCAGCAGCGGTTGAGAGAGATCTCCAGGCTCCTGTGACAGAATACAGACGTCCTCCGAAGTGCGTTTTGTTTGTATAGGAAGAGAAACTCGTCCGCTTCCAGTGGCTGTTGGTTGGACGCTTTTAGTCGGAGTCGAAATGGGACTTTTATGGATTTCGAGttgaggagaaaacacaagtgTCCGTGTGTTCGTGCTGCGGCGGAGAGTGCGGGCCGGGTTGAGTCTCCACGGTTCTCATGGTGTGTTTAAGTTCCTGTCCGTGGTGGGAAACCGGCATCAGTGTTTGTCGACGACGTGACAGAGTGAAGTCAGTAGAACGATGGCAGAAGTCGCTCCAACCGCAGCTCCAGCCGCCGCAGCCGCCGCTCCGGCCAAAGCGGCGAAGAAGAAGTCGGCCAAGCCGGCCAAGAAGTCCGGACCGGGCGCCAGCGAGCTGGTCCTGAAAGCGGTGACCGCGTCCAAGGAGCGCAAAGGTCTCTCTTTCGTGGCCCTGAAGAAGACGCTGGCGGCTCAGGGCTACGACGTGGAGCACAACAGTGCCCACATCCGACGCGCCGTCAAGAGCCTGGTGGAGAAAGGCTCTCTGGTCCAGACCAAAGGGATCGGGGCGTCGGGCTCGTTCAAGGCGGGCAAGACTGCCGAGAAGCCCAAGAAAGTGGCCAAGAAGCCCGCCGCCAAGGCCAAGAAGCCGGCAGCGAAGAAGCCCGCCGCAGCCGCCGCCAAGAAACCGGCAGCCGCCAAGAAGCCCAAAGCGGCCAAGTCCACTCCGAAGAAGGCCAAGAAGCCCGCTGCCGCCGCAGCCAAGAAGGCTCCCGCTGCCAAGAAGCCAGCGGCCAAGAAGGCGGCGAAGAGCCCCAAGAAAGTCACCAAGAAGGCGGCTACTCCCAAGAAAGCTGCACCCAAGAAGGTGGCCAAGCCCAAGGCCGCGAAACCCAAGAAGGTCGCTGCCAAGAAAACGGCCAAGAAGTAAACTGCTCCCGCTCTCAGCATCCAACAAAGGCTCTTTTAAGAGCCACCACGTCTCAGCTCAAGACAAATCTTCTCTGTCaaactaaattatatatattttatatataaactatattttacaccgattatttttaatgtatttttactgaatAACATCACACGAGGGGGAAATGAGACGGAAGAAGATCAAACAAACCTGGTGTCTAATTTCAGAGAGGAGCCTGATATTAAGTAGAATAATATCAATGACAGTAACTAGAGCTACAGACGTATCTGTGCAagatgttgttttatattgtatatatattgttgtattatatatattatatattatatatattatatatattatattatattatattacatatattatatatattatatatattatattatatgtacattattttttttacagattttgaacatttaatttgattaatttcgCTCCGGAGCTCAAATCCAAACAGTCACGTGACGGTCGATGTTTCGTTTCGCGCTTCATTCCTTTAAAATGTTTCGAAGCTTCttattggctcagagtgtttcgGCGTGTTTCATTGGTTCATGGTGtttaatacattatattattatacagtttaaagattttaatattttaatgttttaatattttaatgttttaatattttaatgttttaatgttttaatgttttaatgttttaatatttgagTGTTTGTTGCCAAAACAGCAAAATAAGATTCATTATTAAACTTGAAGTGAGtttgtgaggagacagagatttgGACAGTGACAGTATTTTGAGATGTACTAAAGTTTGGGGTCATTTTATCACTGCGACACttgaaaaattatatttctcaataaaaacctgtgaagacaactaacttgtattaattatttcaaatcATACAAGTCCTCAAATGACAAACTTTTcttatctttaaaggttttctgtAAAAACACTTCAAGATCAAATGTGTCTGagttcaaacactgatcatctCCAAAGTAGGAAGGATTCATTAACCCTCAACTAACATTTAACCCATgttataatttgcattgattctttgggttaatgtgttttagagtatctctatattttattgtaatgactttataattatatttataataatata
The window above is part of the Anabas testudineus chromosome 23, fAnaTes1.2, whole genome shotgun sequence genome. Proteins encoded here:
- the LOC113163827 gene encoding histone H2A-like, with the translated sequence MSGRGKTGAGKARAKAKTRSSRAGLQFPVGRVHRLLRKGNYAERVGAGAPVYLAAVLEYLTAEILELAGNAARDNKKTRIIPRHLQLAVRNDEELNKLLGGVTIAQGGVLPNIQAVLLPKKTEKPAGKAK
- the LOC113163825 gene encoding histone H1-like, yielding MAEVAPTAAPAAAAAAPAKAAKKKSAKPAKKSGPGASELVLKAVTASKERKGLSFVALKKTLAAQGYDVEHNSAHIRRAVKSLVEKGSLVQTKGIGASGSFKAGKTAEKPKKVAKKPAAKAKKPAAKKPAAAAAKKPAAAKKPKAAKSTPKKAKKPAAAAAKKAPAAKKPAAKKAAKSPKKVTKKAATPKKAAPKKVAKPKAAKPKKVAAKKTAKK